The genomic DNA TACATAAAGGCGTCGGGCATCGACTCTTTCTTGCGCGCGGTGTAGTCGGCCAGCCCTTCGGCGATACCTTCGTCGAGGGGCGGCTGCTGATAGGTGTCCAGCATCCGGCGCATCCGTGCATTGGCCAGTGTCATCGTATCGCGTGCGCCGTCCTCTTCCCACGTCTCGAATGGCTTGTAGTCCAGCACTTCGGTACGCCAGAAGGCGTCCTTGAAATTCGCCTGCGTATGGGCACAACCGAGATAGTGCCCGCCGGGGCCAACCTCGCGGATGGCGTCCATCGCCTGACCGTTTTCGTCATGCATGACACCGCGCGCCATATGGTGCAGAACGCCCAGCTGATCGGCGTCCATCACGAATTTCTCGAACGACGATACCAGTCCCCCTTCGAGCCAACCACACGAATGCAGCATGAAATTCACGCCGCCCAGCAGCACCGCGTTATGAGTATGCGCCGTTTCATATGCTGCCTGTGCATCGGGAAGTTTAGAGCCACAAAGCCCCCCGCCAGAGCGATACGGCAGGTTCAGGCGGCGCGCGAGCTGACCGGCACCATAGAGGATATGACTGGCTTCTGGTGTGCCAAAGGTCGGCGCGCCGGAGTTCATGTCGATTGATGTCACAAACGCGCCAAAGATCACTGGCGCGCCGGGTTTCACCAACTGGCTATAGGCGATGCCGGCCAATACTTCGGCCAAAACCTGCGTCAGCGTACCAACCACCGACACCGGCGCCATCGCGCCACCTACAATGAAGGGCGACAGGATGCAGGCCTGATTGTTCTGCGCGTAGACTTCCATTGCGCCCATCATCACGTCGTCGAAGGTCATCGGCGAGTTCACGTTGATGAGCGAGGTCATAACGGTGTTTTCCTGCACGAAATCCTTGCCAAAGAGGATCTCACACATATCGACGCTGTCCTGTGCGCGGCTGGGTTCGGTCACAGAGCCCATGAACGGTTTGTCCGACAGAGTCATGTGGGCATGCAGCATGTCGAGGTGACGCTTGTTCACCGCCACGTCTGTCGGCTCGCATACCGTGCCGCCCGAATGGTGCAACCATTTGGACATATAGCCGAGCTTCACGAATTTGCGGAAATCGTCCATTGTTGCATAGCGGCGGCCACCATCCATGTCGCGCACGAAGGGCGGGCCGTAGACAGGCGCGCAAACCAAACTGTTACCACCGATTTCGACGGTGCGCGCAGGGTTGCGGGCGTGTTGGGTGATCCGGCTGGGTGCGGTCGCGCACAGCTTGCGCGCCAAACCCTTGGGGATGCGCACGCGTTCGCCATCGATATCAGCCCCGGCCTCGCGCCAGCGGTCCAGCGCTGCGGGGTTGTTCACGAAATTGACACCGACCTCTTGCAGGATCGTTTCGGCATTGGCCTCGATGACCTCCAGCGCCTCTTCGCTCAGCGGCTCATAGAGCGGGATATTCCGCTCGATGAACCTGGCGGTTTCGATGCTAACGGCCGTGCGTTCGGCTCTGCGTGCGGCACCGCCGCCTCCCCTTGCCCGTCTGGGGGCTGCTGTTTCGGACATATGTGACTTCCCTCGTCAGTCGTGACGGCCCATCGAGCCTTGAATACCACCCGACAATATCCGAACGCGAAACCGCGCCACAGGAGATAACCGCCCCTTGAGGGGGGAAAGCGACATGTCGTGATCAGACAATGCCCCGGCTGGACCGTCATCAACCCGCCAAAACCCGATCCGCCCTCTTGCTTTGGGCCGCGCTGCGCCCTACTAGGCGAACATGACAGATACATCGCATGACCGCCTTTTGATTATCGACTTTGGCAGCCAAGTGACGCAGTTGATTGCGCGTCGCCTGCGCGAGCTGAATGTTTATTGCGAAATTCACCCCTTCAATACTGTCACGGACAGATTCCTAGAGGAATTTGCGCCGCGAGCCGTGATATTGTCCGGCGGACCGTGCAGTGTGCTGGATACGGACTCTCCGCGACCGCCTGCCGATGTTTTCGACCTCGGCGTGCCGATTCTGGGCATTTGCTACGGCCAGCAGGTGATGATGCAGATGTTGGGCGGTCAGGTCGAGCGCGGCGATTCCACGGCCGAGTTCGGTCGCGCCTACGTGGTTCCCGGCGCCGAGCGTATCGACATGCTGAACGGTTGGTTTTTGGAGGAACGCGAACAGGTCTGGATGAGCCATGGCGACCATGTCAGCCATATCGCCCCCGGTTTTGCCGTCTATGCGACGTCACCCGGCGCGCCCTTTGCCATCACCGCCGATCTGGACCGCAATTTCTATGCGGTGCAGTTTCATCCCGAGGTGCATCACACCCCGAACGGCAAGACACTGTATGAGAACTTCGTCAAACTGGCTGGTTTCAAGGGTGACTGGACCATGGCCGCCTACCGCGACGAGGCCATTCGCGCCATCCGCGAACAGGTCGGCGACGATCATGTGATCTGTGGTCTGTCGGGCGGGGTCGACAGCTCTGTTGCCGCTGTTCTGATTCACGAGGCGATCGGCGATCAACTGACATGCGTATTCGTCGACCACGGTCTATTGCGTCAGGGCGAGGCCGATGAAGTCGTGGGCATGTTCCGTGATCATTACAACATCCCCTTGATTCATGCCGATGAGGCAGATCTGTTTCTGGGTGAGCTTGACGGCGTAAGTGACCCGGAAACCAAGAGAAAAATTATTGGCCGCCTGTTCATAGACGTATTCCAGAAACATGCCAATTCTATCGAGAACGCGAAATTCCTGGCCCAAGGAACGCTCTACCCGGACGTGATTGAATCGGTCAGTTTCTCTGGCGGGCCCAGTGTCACGATCAAAAGCCACCACAATGTCGGTGGCTTGCCGGAAAAAATGGGGCTCAAACTGGTTGAGCCGCTGCGCGAACTGTTCAAGGACGAAGTGCGCGCCCTAGGCCGCGAACTGGGTTTGCCCGACAGCTTCATCGGGCGGCACCCCTTCCCCGGCCCCGGTCTGGCAATCCGCTGTCCCGGCGAGATCACCCGGGAAAAGCTGGAAATTCTGCGCAAGGCCGACGCGGTCTATATTGACCAGATCCGCAAACATGGCCTCTACGACGAAATCTGGCAGGCGTTTGTCGCTATTCTGCCCGTGCGCACGGTGGGTGTGATGGGTGACGGGCGCACCTATGATTTTGCATGCGCCCTGCGCGCAGTGACTTCTGTCGATGGGATGACGGCGGATTATTATCCTTTCAGCCATGACTTTCTGGGTGAAACGGCGACGCGCATCATCAATGAGGTACGCGGGATCAACCGAGTAACCTACGATATTACCAGTAAACCCCCCGGAACGATTGAATGGGAATAAGGTCATAACGGCAGGAAATTTCGGCATCGAGACATGGGTATGAGGTGGGTCAGGTCAGACACCGCCAAGATCGTACTGGCCGTTTTCCTGATCTTTGCCCTGCTGGAGCAGATTGTTCGGATCTTTGATCTGCGCACCCGCCTCTCTGCCGCGCCAGCCGCCGTCAGCGAGGCAAACTATTCCTTGCGCGACATCCACGGCGAGGATTGGCAGGATTACATCGTGGTTGGACGCGAACAAACCACGTCGGCGATCTATAGCCCGTTCATCGAGTATATCAGTGGCCCGATCGACGGGGCGTTTGTGACTGTTACGGACGCGGGCCTGCGCTGCCATGACGCGGCCAAAAGCGCCTGCAGCATTTCGGGTGGCGCGGGAGAGGTATGGGTCTTCGGGGGCTCCACGACCTTTGGCTACGGCGTCAAGAATAACGAAACGATTCCTGCCTATCTGAACCAGATGCTGCCGGCCTACAATGTTCTGAACTTTGGCGTCGCTTCGTATTATTCGACGATCGAGCGGATCGCGTTTCTGAACCTGCTAACACATTTTGACCCACCTGCCGCCGTCGTCTTTATCGATGGTCTGAATGATTTCTATTATCATCGCATTCCTGACGAGAGCATGGTCTCGGACGAGTTGCGCAACACGTTTGAACTGCCGGATGCCGCGCGAACCCTGTCCAAATTGAATACATTGGCGCAGAAGTCCGAACTGATCAGCCTCATATTTGATATGGCGGGTGATAAAGCAGACAAAACGCCGATCCTGCTGCGGTCGGATGAGGCGCTCGGCAGAATAATCGAGCGGCTGGAACGTAACATCGCAATGCGCACAGCAGTCGCGAACGGGTTCGGGACAAGAATCGTTAACGTTCTTCAGCCTGTTCCACTCTACGGGCCGGGCCACGCGACATCGTATGTTCCGGCGGAATTCCTGCATTTCAAGGATCACGTCAACAGTGGTCGTGGTTACGAATTGATCCATGAGCGCCCGACGCTGCTGTCCAACCCCACGGTGCTGAATCTGGCCGAACTGGGTGCGACAGGTCAAATGTATGTCGATACAGTGCACTATCATCCGGAATTTAACCGGCTCATCGCAGAACGGATATTTCAGAAACTACAATTAGATTAATCCACGGAGCTTGTGGGTATTACGGCGGCTCCTGAACGGAGAATTTGAAAATGAAGATTTGGTATTTGCTGCGGCATTTCAAAGCGCTGAGCGACTGGGAACGACGCGGTTGGTCCGACCACGCGCCACAGTTTGTCAAACAGGCGATTTTCGAGAAATACGCAATCGACGGTGCCACTTGGGTAGAGACCGGGACGTTCATGGGCCGGACGACGCGGTTTCTGGCATCGCTGTCGCCGCTTGTCTATACGATCGAGCCTGCGCCCAAATTGTTCAAACGTGCGAAACGTCGTTTCAAGAACACTCATGTTCATGTCCTGAATGGCACCAGCGAGGACATCATCCCCGCATTGCTGCCCAAACTGAACAGTGATGTTTGCTTCTGGCTCGACGGGCATTACTCTGCCGGACAGACCCACAGAGGGCCAACCGATTGCCCGATTGAACAAGAGCTTTTCGCCATTGCCGCAAACCTCGACAACTTTGAAAAGATGAGTATCCTGATCGACGACATTCGCCTGTTCGTGCCCAGCGAAACCACCTACACAGACTATCCAACGGTTGATTTTCTGGTCGACTGGGCGCGGAGGTATGACTTCGAATGGCGCATCGAGCAGGATATTTTTGTCATGCGTAATTGGTCTGAGGGCTGACTTTCGCGCCATGACATTGCCGAGCAATACCAAGACCATTCCCGAGACAGCAAATGTGCTGGGCGCCGCGCTGTGGATGACCGGGGCGATCGCGTCATTTTCGCTGATGGCGATTTCGGGCCGCGCAGTCAGCTTTGAGCTGGACACCTTTGAAATCATGCTGTTCCGCAGTGCCGTCGGCCTGATCGTCGTGTTGATCGTGGCCGGTATGGCAGGCACGCTGCATCAGGTTTCGCGCCGCCATCTGGGGCTGCATTTGCAGCGCAACATCTGTCATTTCGCGGGGCAGAACCTATGGTTTCTGGCGATTACATTGATTCCGCTGGCGCAGGTATTTGCGTTAGAGTTTACGGCCCCGCTTTGGGCATTGCTGATGGCACCGTTTGTTCTGGGCGAGCGGCTGACGCGTGTGCGGGTGTTGGCAGCGATGACCGGGTTCATCGGTATCCTTATCGTCGCCCGGCCTGCCCCTGACACGATCAGTATTGGCATGCTCGCCGGGATCACTGCCGCGGTCGGTTTCGCCGGTGCGGCAGTGCTGACACGGAAACTGACGCGCTCAGAGAGCCTCACCTGCATTCTCGTATATATGACGGCTATGCAGTCGGTCCTCGGTATTGTCTGCGCGGGAATTGATGGGGACATCGCGCTGCCCTCGGCAGGGTCTGTTCCCTGGCTGATCCTGATCGCGCTTTGTGGGTTGGTTGCGCATTTCTGCCTGACCAAGGCTTTGATGATCGCCCCGGCATCGGTGGTGATGCCTTTTGACTTCGTCCGCCTACCCCTGATCGCAGTGGTCGGGGCGCTGATCTACGGAGAGGTGTTGGATATCTACGTCTTTATCGGCGCCGTGGTGATTTTCGGGGCCAACTACATCAATATCCTATCCGAAATCCGTGCGCGACGCCTGCGAGCCAGCGCCGTGTGACTTTTTTGTGTCATTTTCTACGCCCGTATGCCTGCCGCATTTCGTGACGCGGCGTCATTATATCGCGATAAAAATCCAGACGGTATGACAATTCGCAACTTCTGGAGGAGCGAAACAATGAAATCCACTGTCCTGTCTGTCGCCTCTGCGATGACCTTGGCCGCAGGTGCGGCAACTGCTGGCGGTCTTGACCGTAGCGGCACCCCGATCGATATCATCTTTGAAAAGGGCAACTATGCCGAGCTGTCTTTTGGCTTTGCTGCGCCGGATGTGACCGGGAACGATGTACTGGGCAACAGCATTCCGAATATTGCCAATGATTTCGCAATGGTCGGCGCGGCCGTAAAAATGCAGTTCAGCGATTCATTCTCGGTTGGCGTGATCTTTGATCAACCCTACGCGGCAGATGTTTCGTACTCCGGAAACCGTCTGACAACGATGCTGGGCGGTACATCAGCCGACGCCAGCAGCAACGCGCTGACCATTTTGCTCAAATACAATCTGAGCGATCGTCTTTCGATCTACGGTGGTCCACGCGTCGTCGAAGCCGATGGTGACATCACTCTGTCCGGACGCGCCTATGGGCCGCTCAATGGCAACAATTACAGCTTTGATTCCAGCCGTGGCATTGGTTACGTCGTGGGCGCTGCGTATGAAATCCCCGATATCGCGTTCCGCGCCTCGCTGACCTATCACTCGAATGTACGTCTGGATCTGAACACCACGATCACGCCCTTTGGCGGTGGCCCGATTCCCGTCGGTTCGACCCAAGCCAAGCTGCCCGAAAGCATCAAGCTGGCCGTTCAGTCGGGCGTCGCCAAGGACACTCTGGTGTTTGGTAGTGTGCGTTGGTCAAACTGGAGCGAGTTCAAGCTGGACCCGGCGGGTCTCACGCCCAACTTGGCCGAGCTGGATGACAGCATCATTTATGAAATCGGTGTCGGGCGCAAATTCTCGGACAAATTCTCGGCTTCGATCAGCTATGCCTATGATCACAGCGATGGCAACGATCTGGTGTCACCCCTCGGCCCACGTGATGGCGAGCAGTCGATCTCGGTGGGTGGCAAGTATCAGGTCACCGACGCGATCAACGTATCCGGCGGTATCAAATACATCTGGTTCGGCGACGCCCGTCCGGAAACCGGTACACCAGACGTCGCGCGTGGGGCGTTCAACAGCAACACCGCGATTGCCGCTGGTTTCAAGGTTGGTATCAACTTCTGATTTCAACCAATCTGGTATCTTGTTTGACCCCGCAGAGCATGTCTTTGCGGGGTTTTTTCGTGTTTCGTGGGTTGCGCGTTCAATAGATTCAGGTTGTGTTTCAACTTGGGGGGAAAACGGTATAGGACACCGCTAAAGAAGGGCGGCACGATGATTTACGAAACACCTGAGGACTGGCGCGATGCCCCGCACAAGCGGGTGCTGTTCTATGGAATGTCCGGTTTAGGCAAAACGCATTTGTCGAACATGTTGCGAGGCTCTGGCGGGTGGTTTCACTATTCCATCGATTATCGCATCGGCACGCGCTACATGGGCGAACTGATCGCCGATAATGCCAAACGTCATGCGATGCAGGTGCCGTTCCTGCGAGAATTGTTGTTGTCGGATTCGATCTATATCGGCTCCAACATCACCTTTGATAATCTGGCACCGGTATCGACCTATCTGGGCAAACCCGGAAATCCTGAGCGTGGTGGTTTGCCGATAGACGACTATCACCACAGGCAAGAGCAGTTCCGCCAAGCTGAGATTGCGGCGCTGAATGATACCGGCCATTTTGTCGAGCGGGCGCAATCGCTCTATGGGTATCCGCATTTCATTTGCGACACGGGCGGTTCAATCTGCGAGTGGGTGGATGGGGACGATCCGAACGACCCACTGCTGACCGAGCTATCACAACAATGCCTGCTGGTGCAGCTCAGGGGCACTGACGCGCATACCCAAGAACTGATCCGACGCTTTGACCGCGCGCCCAAGCCGATGGCCTATCAGCCCGAATTTCTGGACACGGCATGGAATGTTTATCTAAAAGAAAACAACATGCTGCCTACCGATGTTGATCCTGATACCTTTATCCGCTGGACCTATGCACGCGCGCTGGCCCATCGCGCGCCACGCTACGATGCAATGGCGCCTTGGGGCCTCACGCTGGAGGCATCGGACGTTGCGCAGGTCAAGGATACTGACGATTTCGATGCGCTGATCATGCGCGCGCTAGAAAACCGCGGCTAAGCCGCCTATCTATCCTCTTTCCACCCCCTGCCAAAGGCCAGAACAATGCCCATCAAAATCCCCGCCTCGCTGCCCGCCTACGACGTGCTGACGCGCGAGGGTGTTATGGTGATGGACGAGGATTCCGCCGCGCGTCAGGATATACGCCCGTTGCGCATCGGTCTGCTGAACCTGATGCCAAAGAAGATACAGACCGAAACGCAGTTTGCCCGCCTCATTGGCGCGACGCCTCTACAGATCGAGCTGAGCCTGATCCGTATGTCCGAGCACGAGGCCAGAAACACGGCCGCCGAGCATATGGAGAGTTTCTATCGTCCCTTCAGTGAAGTCGAAGCCTCGGGAGAGTATTTTGATGGCCTCGTCATTACCGGCGCACCGATCGAACATCTGCCCTTTGAGGAGGTGACATACTGGGACGAGCTACGCACAGTCTTTGACTGGACCCAGAGCCATGTGCATTCAACATTCGGCGTGTGCTGGGGCGGCATGGCGATGATCAACCATTTTCATGGTGTGGCCAAGCACATGCTGCCAGCCAAGGCATTCGGCTGTTTCCGGCATCGCAACATGTTTCCTGCGTCGCCGTATCTGCGGGGGTTTTCAGATGATTGCGTGATTCCGGTCAGCCGCTGGACCGAAATGCGCAAATCCGAGATTGACGCCGCCGCTGGTCTGACCACGCTGCTACACAGCGAAGAAGTCGGCCCTTGTCTGGTCGAAGATCCGGCACGGCGCGCCCTCTATATTTTCAACCATCTGGAATATGATAGTGACACGCTGAAGCAAGAATACGACCGCGACGCTTCGCAGGGTGAACCGATCAATGTGCCCGGCAACTATTATCCAGACGATGATCCCACACGCCCACCGCAGAACCGTTGGCGCAGTCACGCACATTTGCTCTATGGTAACTGGATCAACCAGATATACCAGACAACCCCCTTTGAGATGTCGCAGATCGGTCTAGGTTCCGCCTGAACACCCCAATGATAGGGAGAGGCGGACAATGACGACGAAACTGATACTGATGGCGCTAGCGGCTGTGGCTCTGGCCGCCGGCTGCGGCGGGTTGGCTGGCAAACGCGAGCGTGATGCGCGTACCGAATTTCCGCCGATTGGGCAATTTGTCGAGGTAGGTGACACGACGGTGCACGCGTGGGTTCGTGGCTCTGGTCCCGATCTGGTGCTGATCCACGGGGCTGGGGGTAATCTGCGTGATTTCACCTTTCGTCTCGCTGACCAACTGACCAATCGTTACCGTGTCATCGCCTTTGATCGCCCCGGTCATGGATGGACTGACCGACTGCCGGGTTTTGGTGGCGCAGGTAGCACACGCGGCGAGAGCCCGGCAGAACAGGCAGCATTGCTGCAAAAAGCGGCAAAGCAACTGGGCGTGCAGCGCCCGATAGTGCTGGGGCATTCCTTTGGCGGTGCCGTGGCTCTGGCATGGGGACTGTCGCAACCGCGTGACACGGCTGCGCTGGTGATTGTCGGCGGGGTATCGCAGCCCTGGCCGGGCGAGATTGACCGCTATTACAAGGTCACCAGTTCGGCCATTGGGGGCGCCACTGTCGTTCCCCTGATCACCGCACTGGCTCCGGATAGCCGTATCGAGGATGCACTCGCAGGGATCTTTGCGCCGCAAAGTCCGCCCGACGGCTATGCTGAATATGTCGGCCCCGGCCTAACGCTGCGCCGCGCGTCCCTGCGTGCAAATGGTCAGCAAGTGAGCAGTCTAAAGGCCCATGTCACCGAAATGTCAAAACGTTACGCCGACACGCTGACGATGCCTGTCGAGATCGTGCACGGCACCGCCGATACCACCGTCCCGTTGCAAATTCATGCAGAACCGCTGGCCCGTCAGCTGCGCCGCGGTACGCTGACGCAGTTAGAGGGCGTCGGGCACATGCCGCAGCACGCGGCCCCCACCGCTGTGATCGCCGCGGTCGACCGCGCCGCGCGGCGCGCCCGATTGCGCTGAGCCTGTCGGCAGGCCATAATGCGCAAAAAAGGGAGCAGCTTCATGGACCTACCGTTTGACGGTGCGATCAGCGCCTATTTCAACGCCGAGGCACCAGAAGACGTGCGCAACGCCATCCGTCGCGCCGAAAAGGGCGACATTCTGGATGGCGATTATCCACATTCCGACCGGATGCCTCGCAAGGCCTATGAAAAGGATCTTGCCAAGCTTCAGATCGAACTGGTCAAGCTGCAAGCGTGGAGCAAGGAAAGCGGCGCCCGTATCGCATTGATTTATGAGGGCCGAGATGCCGCCGGAAAAGGCGGCACAATCAAACGTTTCCGAGAGAATCTTAATCCTAGAGGCGCGCGCGTTGTTGCGCTGCCAAAGCCGTCGGACACCGAACAGACGCAATGGTATTTCCAGCGCTACATCGACCATCTGCCTGCTGCCGGTGAAATCGCGTTT from Roseovarius pelagicus includes the following:
- a CDS encoding trimethylamine methyltransferase family protein; its protein translation is MSETAAPRRARGGGGAARRAERTAVSIETARFIERNIPLYEPLSEEALEVIEANAETILQEVGVNFVNNPAALDRWREAGADIDGERVRIPKGLARKLCATAPSRITQHARNPARTVEIGGNSLVCAPVYGPPFVRDMDGGRRYATMDDFRKFVKLGYMSKWLHHSGGTVCEPTDVAVNKRHLDMLHAHMTLSDKPFMGSVTEPSRAQDSVDMCEILFGKDFVQENTVMTSLINVNSPMTFDDVMMGAMEVYAQNNQACILSPFIVGGAMAPVSVVGTLTQVLAEVLAGIAYSQLVKPGAPVIFGAFVTSIDMNSGAPTFGTPEASHILYGAGQLARRLNLPYRSGGGLCGSKLPDAQAAYETAHTHNAVLLGGVNFMLHSCGWLEGGLVSSFEKFVMDADQLGVLHHMARGVMHDENGQAMDAIREVGPGGHYLGCAHTQANFKDAFWRTEVLDYKPFETWEEDGARDTMTLANARMRRMLDTYQQPPLDEGIAEGLADYTARKKESMPDAFM
- the guaA gene encoding glutamine-hydrolyzing GMP synthase encodes the protein MTDTSHDRLLIIDFGSQVTQLIARRLRELNVYCEIHPFNTVTDRFLEEFAPRAVILSGGPCSVLDTDSPRPPADVFDLGVPILGICYGQQVMMQMLGGQVERGDSTAEFGRAYVVPGAERIDMLNGWFLEEREQVWMSHGDHVSHIAPGFAVYATSPGAPFAITADLDRNFYAVQFHPEVHHTPNGKTLYENFVKLAGFKGDWTMAAYRDEAIRAIREQVGDDHVICGLSGGVDSSVAAVLIHEAIGDQLTCVFVDHGLLRQGEADEVVGMFRDHYNIPLIHADEADLFLGELDGVSDPETKRKIIGRLFIDVFQKHANSIENAKFLAQGTLYPDVIESVSFSGGPSVTIKSHHNVGGLPEKMGLKLVEPLRELFKDEVRALGRELGLPDSFIGRHPFPGPGLAIRCPGEITREKLEILRKADAVYIDQIRKHGLYDEIWQAFVAILPVRTVGVMGDGRTYDFACALRAVTSVDGMTADYYPFSHDFLGETATRIINEVRGINRVTYDITSKPPGTIEWE
- a CDS encoding SGNH/GDSL hydrolase family protein; its protein translation is MRWVRSDTAKIVLAVFLIFALLEQIVRIFDLRTRLSAAPAAVSEANYSLRDIHGEDWQDYIVVGREQTTSAIYSPFIEYISGPIDGAFVTVTDAGLRCHDAAKSACSISGGAGEVWVFGGSTTFGYGVKNNETIPAYLNQMLPAYNVLNFGVASYYSTIERIAFLNLLTHFDPPAAVVFIDGLNDFYYHRIPDESMVSDELRNTFELPDAARTLSKLNTLAQKSELISLIFDMAGDKADKTPILLRSDEALGRIIERLERNIAMRTAVANGFGTRIVNVLQPVPLYGPGHATSYVPAEFLHFKDHVNSGRGYELIHERPTLLSNPTVLNLAELGATGQMYVDTVHYHPEFNRLIAERIFQKLQLD
- a CDS encoding class I SAM-dependent methyltransferase; amino-acid sequence: MKIWYLLRHFKALSDWERRGWSDHAPQFVKQAIFEKYAIDGATWVETGTFMGRTTRFLASLSPLVYTIEPAPKLFKRAKRRFKNTHVHVLNGTSEDIIPALLPKLNSDVCFWLDGHYSAGQTHRGPTDCPIEQELFAIAANLDNFEKMSILIDDIRLFVPSETTYTDYPTVDFLVDWARRYDFEWRIEQDIFVMRNWSEG
- a CDS encoding DMT family transporter, whose product is MTLPSNTKTIPETANVLGAALWMTGAIASFSLMAISGRAVSFELDTFEIMLFRSAVGLIVVLIVAGMAGTLHQVSRRHLGLHLQRNICHFAGQNLWFLAITLIPLAQVFALEFTAPLWALLMAPFVLGERLTRVRVLAAMTGFIGILIVARPAPDTISIGMLAGITAAVGFAGAAVLTRKLTRSESLTCILVYMTAMQSVLGIVCAGIDGDIALPSAGSVPWLILIALCGLVAHFCLTKALMIAPASVVMPFDFVRLPLIAVVGALIYGEVLDIYVFIGAVVIFGANYINILSEIRARRLRASAV
- a CDS encoding OmpP1/FadL family transporter, which translates into the protein MKSTVLSVASAMTLAAGAATAGGLDRSGTPIDIIFEKGNYAELSFGFAAPDVTGNDVLGNSIPNIANDFAMVGAAVKMQFSDSFSVGVIFDQPYAADVSYSGNRLTTMLGGTSADASSNALTILLKYNLSDRLSIYGGPRVVEADGDITLSGRAYGPLNGNNYSFDSSRGIGYVVGAAYEIPDIAFRASLTYHSNVRLDLNTTITPFGGGPIPVGSTQAKLPESIKLAVQSGVAKDTLVFGSVRWSNWSEFKLDPAGLTPNLAELDDSIIYEIGVGRKFSDKFSASISYAYDHSDGNDLVSPLGPRDGEQSISVGGKYQVTDAINVSGGIKYIWFGDARPETGTPDVARGAFNSNTAIAAGFKVGINF
- a CDS encoding ATPase translates to MIYETPEDWRDAPHKRVLFYGMSGLGKTHLSNMLRGSGGWFHYSIDYRIGTRYMGELIADNAKRHAMQVPFLRELLLSDSIYIGSNITFDNLAPVSTYLGKPGNPERGGLPIDDYHHRQEQFRQAEIAALNDTGHFVERAQSLYGYPHFICDTGGSICEWVDGDDPNDPLLTELSQQCLLVQLRGTDAHTQELIRRFDRAPKPMAYQPEFLDTAWNVYLKENNMLPTDVDPDTFIRWTYARALAHRAPRYDAMAPWGLTLEASDVAQVKDTDDFDALIMRALENRG
- the metA gene encoding homoserine O-acetyltransferase MetA — encoded protein: MPIKIPASLPAYDVLTREGVMVMDEDSAARQDIRPLRIGLLNLMPKKIQTETQFARLIGATPLQIELSLIRMSEHEARNTAAEHMESFYRPFSEVEASGEYFDGLVITGAPIEHLPFEEVTYWDELRTVFDWTQSHVHSTFGVCWGGMAMINHFHGVAKHMLPAKAFGCFRHRNMFPASPYLRGFSDDCVIPVSRWTEMRKSEIDAAAGLTTLLHSEEVGPCLVEDPARRALYIFNHLEYDSDTLKQEYDRDASQGEPINVPGNYYPDDDPTRPPQNRWRSHAHLLYGNWINQIYQTTPFEMSQIGLGSA
- a CDS encoding alpha/beta fold hydrolase; protein product: MTTKLILMALAAVALAAGCGGLAGKRERDARTEFPPIGQFVEVGDTTVHAWVRGSGPDLVLIHGAGGNLRDFTFRLADQLTNRYRVIAFDRPGHGWTDRLPGFGGAGSTRGESPAEQAALLQKAAKQLGVQRPIVLGHSFGGAVALAWGLSQPRDTAALVIVGGVSQPWPGEIDRYYKVTSSAIGGATVVPLITALAPDSRIEDALAGIFAPQSPPDGYAEYVGPGLTLRRASLRANGQQVSSLKAHVTEMSKRYADTLTMPVEIVHGTADTTVPLQIHAEPLARQLRRGTLTQLEGVGHMPQHAAPTAVIAAVDRAARRARLR